The following proteins are co-located in the Candidatus Methylomirabilota bacterium genome:
- a CDS encoding ThiF family adenylyltransferase, translating to MMEIKVIGIGGIGCALLPFLARYLNYRGERVRIALIDGDEFQRSNADRQAFGTLGNKAKVKAGELAREFEGLSFRAVPEYITETNIAQHLQEGDTIFLAVDNHKTRKLVSDYCEKLTAMALISGGNDFTDGNVQIHIRQGGRDRTAPITRFHPEIRDPQDRSPAEMSCEELMERGAPQLLFTNLTIASAMLNAFYSTCEEKLQYGEVYLDIIEGKSNPLKREGEREP from the coding sequence ATGATGGAGATCAAGGTCATCGGTATTGGGGGGATTGGCTGCGCCCTTCTCCCTTTCCTCGCCAGGTATCTCAATTACCGAGGGGAGCGGGTGCGCATCGCCCTCATTGACGGGGATGAGTTTCAGCGGTCAAATGCGGACAGACAAGCCTTTGGGACGTTGGGAAACAAAGCAAAGGTGAAGGCCGGTGAGTTGGCTCGAGAGTTTGAGGGCCTTTCCTTCCGGGCCGTCCCCGAATATATCACTGAGACGAACATCGCCCAGCACCTCCAAGAAGGGGACACGATTTTTCTCGCGGTAGACAACCATAAGACGCGAAAGTTGGTGAGTGACTATTGCGAGAAGCTCACGGCCATGGCCTTGATTTCTGGGGGGAATGATTTTACGGATGGCAATGTTCAGATTCATATCCGTCAAGGAGGTCGCGACCGAACGGCACCTATCACTCGATTTCATCCGGAGATTCGGGATCCCCAAGATCGTTCACCTGCAGAAATGTCGTGTGAGGAGCTGATGGAGCGTGGTGCACCCCAGCTCCTCTTTACGAATCTCACCATTGCTTCGGCGATGCTCAACGCGTTCTATAGCACCTGCGAAGAAAAACTGCAGTACGGCGAGGTATACCTTGATATCATCGAGGGGAAGAGCAATCCGCTCAAGCGCGAGGGAGAGCGAGAGCCATGA